In Bosea vestrisii, the following are encoded in one genomic region:
- a CDS encoding tripartite tricarboxylate transporter substrate binding protein, translating into MSRISRRTVLKGAAAAGAAGLITGPAIGQAQYPSRPVTLICPWGAGGGTDATARIVAQLLEKDLGQPFNVVNRTGGSGVVGHQAIAAAPADGYTIGMLTVEIAMMRHQGLTELKSGDYAALGLMNEDPPGVQVSASSPYKDIKELAAAIKAAPHGKLKASGTGQGGIWHLALVGWLVAMGLKPDHVAWVPSNGAAPGMQDLAAGGIDIVTCSVPEARAMIDAGKAKALAIMASARNPQFKDVPTLNESLGINYSVGAWRGIGAPKAVPADIQAKLTASLKKAFDSKEYQDFMNSRGFGMKFADGPGFAKFMADSDTSMASAMKAAGLAKA; encoded by the coding sequence ATGAGCAGAATCAGCAGACGTACGGTCCTCAAAGGCGCGGCCGCGGCCGGCGCGGCAGGGCTGATCACGGGCCCGGCGATCGGCCAGGCGCAGTATCCGAGCCGGCCGGTGACCCTGATCTGCCCGTGGGGCGCGGGCGGTGGCACAGATGCAACGGCGCGCATCGTCGCGCAGTTGCTGGAGAAGGATCTCGGTCAGCCCTTCAACGTGGTGAACCGCACCGGTGGCTCCGGCGTGGTCGGGCACCAGGCGATCGCGGCGGCACCGGCGGATGGCTACACGATCGGCATGCTGACGGTCGAGATCGCGATGATGCGCCATCAGGGCCTGACCGAGCTGAAATCGGGCGACTATGCCGCGCTTGGCCTGATGAACGAGGACCCGCCAGGCGTGCAGGTCTCGGCCTCTAGCCCCTACAAGGACATCAAGGAGCTGGCCGCGGCGATCAAGGCCGCCCCTCACGGCAAGCTCAAGGCATCCGGCACCGGCCAGGGCGGCATCTGGCACCTCGCGCTGGTCGGCTGGCTGGTCGCGATGGGGCTGAAGCCCGACCACGTCGCCTGGGTGCCGTCGAACGGCGCTGCGCCCGGCATGCAGGATCTGGCGGCCGGCGGCATCGACATCGTCACCTGCTCGGTGCCGGAAGCCCGCGCGATGATCGACGCCGGCAAGGCGAAGGCGCTGGCGATCATGGCGAGCGCACGCAACCCGCAGTTCAAGGACGTGCCGACGCTGAACGAGTCGCTGGGGATCAACTACTCGGTCGGTGCCTGGCGCGGCATCGGCGCACCCAAGGCGGTGCCGGCCGACATCCAGGCGAAGCTGACGGCGTCGCTGAAGAAGGCCTTCGACTCGAAGGAGTACCAGGACTTCATGAACTCGCGCGGCTTCGGCATGAAGTTCGCCGACGGGCCGGGCTTCGCCAAGTTCATGGCCGACAGCGACACCTCGATGGCGTCGGCGATGAAGGCTGCCGGTCTGGCCAAGGCCTGA
- a CDS encoding trypsin-like peptidase domain-containing protein, with the protein MFKVPALIGITAILACLSAAQAQQPADPRLAVATQAYAALPETERKAIQADLIWTGHLNSAATGNFGALTFRAVNGFKAGRGQPDGQLSAAERQELARLAKTARDAAGFAVITDQPTGVRIGIPQKLLPKREATATGGSRWQSTDGKVTLDVSAGPATEPLQAIFERAIAVNPNIQRKVTYKLLQPAFFVVAGETPTGKFFRRQALGPTGLRGFSIGYDKSMATTFDKVVTAIADSFEPFPSGPAPAPVPAQAVPGAPPIAAVPAQPATERFGVGLVIGKELVLTARAAVDPCKGLKVGSRPAKLRAQDQASGLALLDVPGLPASAVPGVRDAAPAAREAVVVLAYDGTAAARTLVALPGEVASDAVLAPLQLGGAGSPVFDRQGRLAGLVTANPLDKGLIAGVAPQRNHTIAGVTQLRAMLEKADAKPAAATTSSELSTGAIAEAAGKSVVPVACGL; encoded by the coding sequence GTGTTCAAGGTTCCCGCGCTGATCGGCATTACCGCCATCCTCGCTTGCCTTAGCGCCGCACAAGCGCAGCAGCCGGCCGATCCGCGGCTCGCAGTGGCGACGCAGGCCTATGCCGCGTTGCCTGAGACCGAGCGCAAGGCGATCCAGGCCGACCTGATCTGGACCGGGCATCTCAACAGCGCCGCCACCGGGAATTTCGGGGCACTGACCTTCCGGGCTGTGAACGGCTTCAAGGCCGGACGCGGCCAGCCCGATGGGCAACTGAGCGCGGCCGAGCGGCAGGAACTGGCGCGGCTCGCCAAAACGGCGCGCGATGCGGCGGGTTTTGCCGTGATCACCGACCAGCCGACCGGCGTGCGCATCGGCATTCCGCAAAAACTCCTGCCGAAGCGCGAGGCGACAGCGACCGGTGGCAGCCGCTGGCAGAGCACCGATGGCAAGGTCACGCTCGATGTCAGCGCAGGCCCTGCGACCGAGCCGCTTCAGGCGATCTTCGAGCGCGCCATCGCGGTCAATCCGAACATCCAGCGTAAGGTCACCTACAAGCTGCTGCAGCCGGCCTTCTTCGTCGTCGCCGGCGAGACGCCGACCGGAAAATTCTTCCGGCGGCAGGCATTGGGGCCAACGGGCCTGCGCGGCTTCTCGATCGGTTACGACAAGAGCATGGCCACAACCTTCGACAAGGTGGTGACCGCGATCGCCGACAGCTTCGAGCCGTTCCCGAGCGGCCCGGCTCCGGCTCCCGTTCCGGCGCAGGCAGTGCCGGGTGCTCCTCCAATTGCCGCTGTACCGGCCCAGCCGGCGACCGAGCGCTTCGGCGTCGGCCTCGTTATCGGCAAGGAGCTGGTGCTGACGGCGCGCGCTGCGGTCGATCCCTGCAAGGGGCTCAAGGTCGGCTCGCGGCCGGCGAAGCTGCGGGCGCAGGACCAGGCGAGCGGGCTCGCGCTCCTCGACGTGCCAGGATTGCCCGCCAGCGCAGTGCCGGGGGTGCGCGATGCCGCGCCTGCGGCGCGGGAGGCAGTGGTCGTGCTGGCCTATGATGGAACCGCGGCTGCGCGCACCCTGGTGGCGCTGCCGGGCGAGGTCGCGAGCGACGCGGTGCTCGCGCCGCTGCAGCTCGGCGGGGCGGGCAGCCCGGTCTTCGACCGCCAGGGCCGGCTCGCGGGGCTGGTTACCGCCAATCCCTTGGACAAAGGGTTGATTGCCGGCGTCGCGCCGCAGCGCAATCATACGATCGCCGGCGTCACGCAGCTCAGGGCGATGCTGGAGAAGGCCGATGCCAAGCCCGCCGCTGCTACAACGAGTAGCGAGCTGAGCACCGGAGCGATTGCGGAGGCCGCCGGCAAAAGCGTGGTGCCGGTGGCTTGCGGGCTTTGA
- a CDS encoding alpha-2-macroglobulin family protein, which yields MRHLVRLALLLGLTVAAGPAFAQKAYVRPDLASDGQRLEERLKREVSVGQRPFATLLRDGSAALNRGDARAALPLANAAAVADPANPGGWRLMAQAASGIEPRDYRERYELRERAVSAAYLAYQRSTSRPDEASSLGVLARVFEKHELWRPALTTYRLSLDLADNASLRTDYEALRAQRGFRLISNKVDSDAASPRACFEFSEPLSRGRVDFAPYVAITGKGDFAVSGEERQLCVDGLRHGERYGFVIRQGVPSAIPDEKLLKSADYEVYVRDRAPSVRFTGKNYVLPRTGQQGVPVVSVNADSLDLEVMRIGDRNLIGSVHSDDFLSQLGSYNAGQIASDKGSSVWKGTMAVKSELNKDVTTAFPVLEAVGRLQPGVYVMFAKPTGGTRTASSSDSDGDYDDGTTRATQWFVVSDLGLTSFSGPDGVHVLVRSLADASPVANAELRLIARNNEVLATVRSDRDGYARFDAALGKGQGGNAPGLVTASVGEDYGFLDLKQTAFDLSDRGVKGRVAPAGLDAFLYTERGVYRSGETVYLTTLLRDAKGAAVSGLPLTLVVKRPDGVEYRRRQIEDQGAGGRAHSIPLISGAQTGTWRVQAYSDPKGAALGEVSFLVEDYVPERLELTLAPKKQVLQAGEPAEIDVNARYLYGAPGSDLDVTGSMTVRSAAQTAIPGFAGYEVGLTDEAFEPQQAEFEDAAKTGADGKVTIANPVAQPETNRPLEVELTVRVGEPGGRAIARSVTMPIVPKGAAIGVRKAFKEGELGNGQTATFDVIMAQGDGRRIARQGLKWTLSKVSRNYQWFYQDGRWNYEGVKTTRRVADGEVAVAENAPGRIAAPVQWGNYRLDVSADGAEATETSVSFNVGYETDKTADQPDVLDVALDKASYANGESMQVRLTPRFAGKATLAVMSDRVAEIRTVDVPANGTTVTIPAKSDWGASAYLVVLAHRPMDTAAQRMPGRAIGLAWFSVGKEERNLAIDLGAPNLVRPLSTLSLPVKVTGAKAGEEAFITVAAVDIGILNLTRFESPDPSKYFFGQRQLGHELRDLYGYLIDGMQGVRGAIRSGGDGAPQLNGEAPTQEPLARYSGVIKLGPDGTAKVDFELPAFNGSVRVMAVAWSAGRTGQASADVFVRDQIVAQATLPRFLALGDQSRFHLQIDNVEGPAGSYLVDLDVKGPVVVAADATRRSMTMAAGAKSSLTIPVTAAGIGRASFDVRITGPNGIGTVQNLAVRVQPSTQTIARRIVRPIPGGGQLTVSSDLMADLVPDSGAVSVSVSPVAALDVAAVLAALDRYPYGCTEQTISRALPLLVVNRLASMQQLALDGNADERVTAAIERVLARQGNNGSFGLWGVGGEDLWLDAFVTDFLTRARERQFAVPQTAFNMALDRLRNQVVNTSEINKEEAAGIAYALYVLARNGRPVMGDLRYLADNKLGDFGSPLARAQIGAALSLLGDRTRGRAAFTSALGTLQQVSDDGLSRADYGSRLRDGAGILTLIAESNGERADLSRAADVVQNARQNARYTSTQENMWMAMAAAAMAKEADGMALTVDGAERKGAFYRTIPQAALEAKPLVIGNPGTASANAVISVSGIPTTPEPALNQGFGLERTLFTMKGERVDPSRLRQNERYVVALKVTEPTARYGRLLMVDPVPAGLEIENAKLTEGASVEGLNWLKQEVPPVHTEARDDRFVAAFQRNGGKNDQLSYTVAYIARAVSPGRYVAPAAVIEDMYRPDRFGRTAFGTVEITSAR from the coding sequence ATGCGCCATCTCGTCCGCCTCGCCCTCCTGCTCGGCCTGACTGTCGCCGCCGGACCTGCTTTCGCTCAGAAGGCCTATGTCAGGCCCGATCTCGCCAGCGACGGCCAGCGCCTCGAGGAGCGGCTGAAGCGCGAGGTCTCGGTCGGCCAGCGCCCCTTCGCCACCCTGCTGCGCGACGGCAGCGCCGCCCTCAACCGCGGCGATGCCCGCGCCGCGCTGCCCCTCGCCAACGCTGCCGCCGTCGCCGATCCCGCCAACCCCGGCGGCTGGCGCCTGATGGCGCAGGCGGCAAGCGGCATCGAGCCGCGCGATTATCGCGAGCGCTATGAATTACGCGAACGCGCCGTCAGCGCTGCCTACCTCGCCTATCAACGCTCGACCTCGCGTCCGGATGAAGCCTCCTCGCTCGGCGTGCTCGCCCGCGTCTTCGAGAAGCACGAGCTCTGGCGCCCGGCGCTGACCACCTATCGGCTCAGCCTCGATCTTGCCGACAACGCTTCCCTGCGTACCGACTACGAGGCGCTGCGGGCCCAGCGCGGCTTCCGCCTCATCTCCAACAAGGTCGATTCCGACGCGGCGAGCCCCCGCGCCTGCTTCGAGTTCTCCGAGCCGCTCTCGCGCGGCCGCGTCGACTTCGCACCTTATGTCGCCATCACCGGCAAGGGCGATTTCGCCGTCAGCGGCGAGGAGCGCCAGCTCTGTGTCGATGGCCTGCGCCATGGCGAACGCTACGGCTTCGTCATCCGCCAGGGCGTGCCGTCCGCCATCCCCGATGAGAAGCTGCTGAAATCGGCCGATTACGAGGTCTATGTCCGCGACCGCGCCCCGTCCGTGCGCTTCACCGGCAAGAATTACGTGCTGCCGCGTACCGGCCAGCAGGGCGTGCCGGTCGTCTCGGTCAATGCCGACAGCCTCGATCTCGAGGTGATGCGCATCGGCGACCGCAACCTGATCGGCTCGGTCCACTCCGACGACTTCCTCAGCCAGCTCGGCAGTTACAATGCGGGCCAGATCGCCTCGGACAAGGGTTCGAGCGTCTGGAAGGGCACGATGGCGGTGAAGTCCGAGCTCAACAAGGACGTCACCACCGCCTTCCCGGTGCTGGAGGCAGTCGGCCGGCTCCAGCCGGGCGTCTATGTGATGTTCGCCAAGCCCACCGGTGGTACGCGGACCGCGAGTTCGTCCGATAGCGACGGCGACTATGACGATGGCACCACCCGCGCGACGCAGTGGTTCGTCGTCTCCGATCTCGGCCTGACCTCCTTCTCCGGGCCTGACGGCGTGCATGTGCTGGTGCGCTCGCTCGCCGACGCCTCGCCCGTCGCCAATGCGGAACTGCGCCTGATCGCCCGCAACAACGAGGTGCTGGCGACCGTTCGGTCCGACCGCGACGGCTATGCCCGCTTCGACGCAGCCCTCGGCAAGGGCCAGGGCGGCAATGCGCCCGGCCTCGTCACCGCCAGCGTCGGTGAGGATTACGGCTTCCTCGATCTGAAGCAGACCGCGTTCGACCTGTCGGATCGCGGCGTGAAGGGCCGCGTCGCGCCGGCCGGGCTCGATGCCTTCCTCTATACAGAGCGCGGCGTCTACCGTTCCGGCGAGACCGTCTACCTGACGACGCTGCTGCGCGACGCCAAGGGCGCAGCCGTCTCCGGCCTGCCGCTGACGCTGGTCGTCAAGCGGCCTGATGGCGTCGAATACCGTCGCCGCCAGATCGAGGACCAGGGCGCGGGCGGGCGCGCCCATTCGATCCCGCTGATCTCCGGCGCCCAGACCGGCACCTGGCGCGTCCAGGCCTATTCCGACCCGAAGGGCGCGGCCCTCGGCGAAGTCTCCTTCCTGGTCGAAGATTATGTCCCCGAGCGGCTGGAATTGACGCTCGCGCCGAAGAAGCAGGTTCTGCAGGCCGGCGAGCCGGCCGAGATCGACGTCAACGCCCGCTATCTCTACGGCGCGCCCGGTTCCGATCTCGACGTCACCGGCTCGATGACCGTGCGCTCGGCGGCGCAGACCGCTATCCCCGGTTTCGCCGGCTACGAGGTCGGCCTGACCGACGAGGCCTTCGAGCCGCAGCAGGCCGAGTTCGAGGACGCCGCCAAGACCGGCGCCGACGGCAAGGTCACCATCGCCAACCCGGTCGCCCAGCCCGAGACCAACCGCCCGCTCGAAGTCGAATTGACGGTGCGCGTCGGCGAGCCCGGCGGGCGCGCCATCGCGCGCTCCGTCACCATGCCGATCGTGCCGAAGGGCGCCGCCATCGGCGTGCGCAAGGCCTTCAAGGAAGGCGAGCTCGGCAACGGCCAGACCGCGACCTTCGACGTGATCATGGCCCAGGGCGACGGCCGCCGGATCGCCCGCCAGGGCCTGAAATGGACACTGTCCAAGGTCAGCCGCAACTATCAGTGGTTCTATCAGGACGGCCGCTGGAACTATGAGGGCGTGAAGACGACACGCCGCGTCGCCGATGGCGAGGTTGCCGTCGCCGAAAATGCGCCGGGCCGCATCGCCGCGCCCGTGCAATGGGGCAATTACCGGCTCGACGTCAGCGCCGACGGCGCCGAGGCGACCGAGACCAGCGTCTCCTTCAATGTCGGCTACGAGACCGACAAGACCGCCGACCAGCCCGACGTGCTCGACGTCGCCTTGGACAAGGCGTCCTACGCCAATGGCGAGAGCATGCAGGTGCGCCTGACGCCGCGCTTCGCCGGCAAGGCGACGCTCGCGGTGATGAGCGACCGCGTCGCCGAGATCCGCACCGTCGACGTGCCCGCCAATGGCACGACCGTGACGATCCCGGCCAAATCCGACTGGGGCGCCAGCGCCTATCTCGTCGTGCTCGCCCATCGCCCGATGGACACGGCTGCGCAGCGCATGCCCGGCCGCGCCATCGGCCTCGCCTGGTTCAGCGTCGGCAAGGAGGAGCGCAACCTTGCCATCGATCTCGGTGCCCCTAACCTCGTGCGCCCGCTCTCGACGCTGTCGCTCCCGGTCAAGGTCACGGGCGCGAAAGCAGGCGAAGAAGCCTTCATCACCGTCGCTGCGGTCGATATCGGCATCCTCAACCTCACCCGCTTCGAGAGCCCCGACCCGAGCAAGTACTTCTTCGGCCAGCGCCAGCTTGGGCACGAGCTTCGGGACCTCTACGGCTATCTGATCGACGGCATGCAGGGAGTGCGCGGCGCGATCCGCTCCGGTGGCGACGGCGCCCCGCAGCTCAATGGCGAGGCCCCGACGCAAGAGCCGCTGGCGCGCTATTCCGGCGTGATCAAGCTCGGCCCGGACGGCACCGCCAAGGTCGACTTCGAACTGCCGGCCTTCAACGGCTCGGTCCGCGTCATGGCGGTCGCGTGGAGCGCCGGCCGCACCGGCCAGGCCAGCGCCGATGTTTTCGTGCGCGACCAGATCGTGGCGCAGGCGACGCTGCCGCGCTTCCTGGCGCTCGGCGACCAGTCGCGCTTCCATCTGCAGATCGACAATGTCGAGGGACCGGCCGGCTCCTATCTCGTCGATCTCGACGTCAAGGGCCCGGTCGTCGTCGCCGCCGACGCGACCCGCCGCAGCATGACCATGGCTGCCGGCGCCAAGAGCTCGCTGACGATCCCCGTGACCGCAGCCGGCATCGGTCGCGCCTCCTTCGACGTCAGGATCACCGGTCCGAACGGCATCGGCACGGTGCAGAACCTTGCCGTGCGCGTGCAGCCCTCGACCCAGACGATCGCGCGCCGGATCGTCAGACCGATCCCCGGCGGCGGCCAGCTCACCGTCTCCTCTGACCTGATGGCCGATCTCGTGCCGGATTCCGGCGCGGTCTCGGTCTCGGTTTCGCCGGTCGCGGCGCTCGACGTCGCGGCGGTGCTCGCAGCGCTCGACCGCTACCCCTATGGCTGCACCGAGCAGACGATCAGCCGGGCGCTGCCGCTGCTGGTCGTCAACCGGCTCGCCTCGATGCAGCAGCTGGCGCTCGACGGCAATGCGGATGAGCGCGTCACCGCCGCGATCGAGCGCGTGCTCGCTCGCCAGGGCAATAACGGCTCCTTCGGCCTCTGGGGCGTCGGCGGCGAGGATCTCTGGCTCGACGCCTTCGTCACCGACTTCCTGACCCGGGCGCGTGAGCGCCAGTTCGCGGTGCCGCAGACGGCGTTCAACATGGCGCTCGACCGGCTGCGCAACCAGGTCGTCAACACCAGCGAGATCAATAAGGAGGAAGCGGCCGGCATCGCCTACGCCCTCTACGTCCTCGCCCGCAATGGCCGACCGGTGATGGGCGACCTGCGCTATCTCGCCGACAACAAGCTCGGCGATTTCGGCTCCCCGCTCGCCCGCGCCCAGATCGGCGCCGCGCTCTCGCTACTCGGCGACCGCACCCGCGGCCGCGCCGCCTTCACCAGCGCGCTCGGCACCTTGCAGCAGGTCTCCGACGACGGCCTGTCGCGCGCCGATTACGGCTCGCGGCTGCGCGATGGCGCCGGCATCCTCACCCTGATCGCCGAGAGCAATGGCGAGCGCGCCGATCTCTCCCGCGCCGCCGACGTCGTCCAGAACGCGCGCCAGAATGCACGCTACACCTCGACGCAGGAGAACATGTGGATGGCGATGGCCGCCGCGGCGATGGCCAAGGAGGCGGACGGCATGGCGCTGACCGTCGACGGCGCCGAGCGCAAGGGCGCCTTCTACAGGACGATCCCGCAGGCGGCGCTGGAGGCCAAGCCGCTCGTCATCGGCAATCCCGGCACCGCCTCGGCCAATGCCGTGATCAGCGTCTCCGGCATCCCGACGACGCCGGAGCCGGCGCTGAACCAGGGCTTCGGGCTGGAGCGCACGCTCTTCACGATGAAGGGCGAGCGGGTCGATCCTTCGCGCCTGCGCCAGAACGAGCGCTATGTCGTCGCGCTCAAGGTCACCGAGCCCACGGCGCGCTATGGCCGCCTGCTGATGGTCGATCCCGTCCCCGCCGGGCTTGAAATCGAGAACGCCAAGCTCACCGAAGGCGCCTCGGTCGAGGGCCTCAACTGGCTGAAGCAGGAGGTCCCGCCGGTGCATACCGAGGCGCGCGACGACCGCTTCGTCGCGGCCTTCCAACGCAATGGCGGCAAGAACGATCAGCTGAGCTATACGGTGGCCTATATCGCCCGGGCCGTCTCGCCCGGCCGCTATGTCGCGCCGGCGGCAGTGATCGAGGACATGTACCGGCCCGACCGCTTCGGCCGGACGGCGTTCGGCACGGTCGAGATCACCTCGGCGCGGTGA